Below is a genomic region from Marinobacter salarius.
GCCAGCCTGAACACATTAAACCGGAAGGACGCATGACCGACTCCATCACCATCGCGCTGTCGAAGGGGCGAATCCTGGACGAGACGCTGCCGCTGTTGAAAGAAGCGGGTATTGAACTGGTCGACGATGTAAAGAAGTCGCGGAAACTGGTGTTCCCAACCACAGATCCCAATGTGCGCATACTGATTCTGCGCGCGACCGATGTGCCTACCTATGTTCAGTACGGTGGTGCGGACCTGGGGGTGACGGGAAAGGACGTGCTGATGGAGCATGGCGGCGACGGGCTTTATGAGCCGCTGGACCTGAATATTTCCCGGTGTCGGTTGATGACAGCGGGGAAGAAAGGCATCAAAGCGCCGGAAGGCCGGCTCCGTGTCGCGACCAAGTTTGTGAACCTGGCGCGCCAATATTACGCGGCCCAGGGCCGTCAGGCAGATATCATCAAACTGTACGGTGCCATGGAGCTTGCGCCGATTCTGGGTCTCGCCGACGAGATTGTGGATATCGTTGATACCGGTAATACCCTGAAAGCGAATGGCCTTGAAGCTCGTGAGCTGATTGAGAACATAAGTTCTCGCCTGGTGGTCAATCGTGCATCGATGAAGATGAAACATGCGGGCATTAATCCCATAATTGAGATGATGTCTGCTGCTGTTGAGAAGCGGCGGGCCTCTTCGGAGTAAGAACGGCTCAGGAAGGGCTTTCCAAAACACGCTCCTTCGGCACATCCATGTGACGCTTGGACTCCGCCATCCATGGCTTCGTACAGTTTTGGAAAGCCCTTCCTGACCCGTTCCCGGGCCATTTACTTATCCTCAGGCCAATAACACTTTTCAAACCGCGGAGTAGATTCGCACAGCAGGAAAGATGAAATGACTGATATCAGCATCAGACGATTGAACGCTTCCGACAGTGGCTTTAACAGTGCGCTGGCCAAGCTTCTGGCTTGGGAAGACAGTGTTGATCATCAGGTAAATGAGTCGGTTCGTCATATCCTGCATCAGGTAAAAACCCGTGGTGACGCGGCGGTTCTTGAGTTTACCGAGAAGTTTGACCGGCTGAGGGTTGGTTCCGTTGCCGAGCTGGAGATGGGGCAGGAGCGGTTGCAGAAAGCTTTAGACGCTATTCCCCAGGATCAGCGTATTGCTTTGGAAAAAGCCGCCGAGCGGGTGCGTGACTATCACGAGCGTCAGAATCAGAAGTCCTGGCAGTATGAGGACGATGACGGCACGGTGCTGGGGCAGAAGGTGACGCCGCTGGATCGGGCAGGGCTTTATGTGCCGGGTGGCAAGGCCGCTTATCCGTCGTCGGTTTTGATGAACGCCATTCCGGCAAAGGTTGCCGGGGTAGGTGAGGTAATCATGGTGGTTCCTACGCCGGATGGTGTGGTGAACGATATGGTTC
It encodes:
- the hisG gene encoding ATP phosphoribosyltransferase, with product MTDSITIALSKGRILDETLPLLKEAGIELVDDVKKSRKLVFPTTDPNVRILILRATDVPTYVQYGGADLGVTGKDVLMEHGGDGLYEPLDLNISRCRLMTAGKKGIKAPEGRLRVATKFVNLARQYYAAQGRQADIIKLYGAMELAPILGLADEIVDIVDTGNTLKANGLEARELIENISSRLVVNRASMKMKHAGINPIIEMMSAAVEKRRASSE